A genomic segment from bacterium encodes:
- a CDS encoding 1-deoxy-D-xylulose-5-phosphate reductoisomerase, protein MRRVTVLGSTGSIGRTALDVIGRLNGEVSVAGMSARSNLALFAEQVRAVRPEAVAIDSHESARTFRDLVPDWRGDVLAGPEGLADLAAGTTADLVLVGVVGAAGLAPTLAALSGGKDIALATKEVLVAGGALVTQAASRAGRRILPVDSEHSAIFQCLAGQRAEAVARLWLTASGGPFLRLNVAALDSVTPADALRHPTWKMGPKVTIDSATLMNKGLEVIEAHWLFTVPTDRIEVVIHPQSVVHSLVEFVDGSFLAQLGAADMHLPIQYALTFPRRLPGTGVRLDLRTAGNLAFEAPDPIRFPCLGYARTALDMGGTAPAALNAANEVSVRLFLEGRLRFPDIARNVRKVLDRHTPRPATSLDAILDADREARAQAAGWTD, encoded by the coding sequence ATGCGCCGCGTTACCGTCCTCGGGTCGACCGGATCGATCGGCCGGACGGCCTTGGACGTCATCGGCCGCCTCAACGGTGAGGTCTCTGTGGCGGGCATGTCCGCGCGGTCCAACCTGGCGCTCTTTGCCGAACAGGTGCGCGCGGTCCGTCCGGAAGCCGTCGCGATCGACTCCCACGAGAGCGCCCGCACATTTCGGGACCTCGTTCCCGATTGGCGGGGAGACGTACTGGCCGGCCCGGAAGGGTTGGCCGATCTTGCCGCGGGAACCACGGCGGATCTCGTCCTCGTCGGGGTGGTCGGCGCGGCCGGGCTTGCCCCCACGCTCGCCGCCCTGTCGGGGGGCAAGGACATCGCCCTCGCCACCAAAGAGGTGCTGGTCGCGGGCGGGGCCCTGGTCACCCAGGCTGCCTCGCGGGCGGGACGGCGGATTCTGCCGGTGGACAGCGAGCACTCGGCGATCTTTCAGTGTCTCGCCGGCCAGCGAGCTGAGGCGGTGGCGCGCCTGTGGCTCACCGCGTCCGGCGGGCCCTTCCTCCGCCTGAACGTCGCGGCCTTAGACTCGGTCACCCCGGCGGATGCGCTGCGGCACCCCACATGGAAGATGGGGCCGAAAGTGACCATCGACTCCGCCACGCTAATGAACAAAGGACTCGAGGTGATCGAGGCGCACTGGCTCTTCACCGTCCCCACGGACCGGATCGAGGTCGTGATCCACCCTCAAAGCGTGGTGCACTCGCTGGTCGAGTTCGTCGACGGCTCCTTCCTGGCCCAACTCGGCGCGGCCGACATGCATCTGCCGATCCAGTACGCGCTGACCTTTCCCCGCCGGCTGCCCGGGACGGGAGTGCGGCTGGACCTGCGTACTGCCGGAAACCTGGCCTTCGAAGCCCCGGATCCGATCCGGTTTCCCTGCTTGGGGTACGCGCGGACGGCGCTGGACATGGGCGGCACCGCCCCGGCCGCCCTCAACGCGGCGAATGAGGTGTCCGTCCGGCTGTTCCTGGAGGGACGGTTGCGGTTCCCCGACATCGCCCGGAACGTCCGGAAAGTCCTCGACCGTCATACCCCCCGTCCGGCCACCTCGCTCGATGCGATCCTGGACGCCGACCGCGAAGCCCGGGCCCAGGCGGCGGGGTGGACCGACTGA
- a CDS encoding DUF47 family protein, protein MTVGMNGKRSTPPPTASSAPVEQRYGLLEELASTILESAKALAETLEGRIPSPQAWSMIRDLEHKGDAIARDLFEAITASPPAPIPTEAVQALTGYLDDVLDAIEAAAARLAIHRIKRAIPTARAMGRIVLESAQELKRAIAQLRGMHDVFPHTRALHLLENRGDDLLREAIEQLFAGRATAKEIIKWKDILENLEASTDRCEDIANILETIVVQAGAEDKLIAQGLVMDVEDHKVSVAGDEVPLSSKEFDLLHLLLRHLGKIVRRERLLQDVWGDDYFGDTRTLDTHIAWLRKKVEAKGGVRITAVRGVGYRLDPRA, encoded by the coding sequence ATGACCGTCGGCATGAATGGTAAGCGTAGTACCCCGCCACCCACAGCATCCTCAGCCCCCGTAGAGCAACGATACGGACTTCTCGAAGAGCTGGCCAGTACCATCCTCGAGTCGGCCAAGGCCCTGGCAGAGACACTGGAAGGACGAATCCCGTCGCCCCAGGCGTGGTCGATGATCCGCGATCTCGAGCACAAAGGCGACGCCATCGCCCGGGATCTCTTTGAGGCGATCACCGCCTCGCCCCCCGCGCCCATCCCCACCGAAGCCGTGCAGGCCCTGACGGGGTATCTCGACGATGTCCTCGACGCGATCGAGGCGGCGGCCGCGCGTCTGGCGATCCACCGCATCAAGCGGGCGATCCCAACCGCTCGGGCGATGGGCCGGATCGTGCTCGAGTCGGCGCAGGAGTTAAAACGGGCGATCGCGCAGCTGCGCGGCATGCACGACGTCTTCCCGCACACCCGCGCACTCCACTTGTTGGAAAACCGCGGGGACGACCTGCTCCGCGAGGCGATCGAGCAGTTGTTCGCGGGGCGGGCCACCGCCAAAGAGATCATTAAGTGGAAGGACATCTTGGAGAACCTCGAGGCCAGCACAGACCGGTGCGAGGATATCGCCAACATCTTGGAGACCATCGTTGTCCAGGCCGGCGCCGAGGATAAGCTCATCGCCCAAGGGCTCGTGATGGACGTCGAGGATCACAAGGTGAGCGTGGCGGGGGACGAGGTCCCCTTGTCCAGCAAAGAGTTCGATCTCCTCCACCTGCTCCTGCGCCATCTGGGAAAGATCGTGCGCCGCGAACGGCTGCTGCAGGATGTCTGGGGGGACGACTACTTCGGCGATACCCGCACGCTCGACACCCACATCGCCTGGCTGCGGAAAAAGGTGGAGGCAAAGGGCGGGGTGCGCATCACCGCGGTGCGCGGGGTCGGGTATCGCCTCGATCCACGGGCGTGA
- a CDS encoding helix-turn-helix transcriptional regulator, which translates to MDLQVCLHRANGRTRAGSGAARPPEPPAPLTARELEVLSGLAAGLSDREVALRVMLFEPALRATLRSIYQKLGVHTRHEAVACVARYRSDS; encoded by the coding sequence ATGGATCTGCAGGTGTGCCTGCACCGCGCGAACGGACGGACCCGGGCGGGATCAGGAGCCGCTCGGCCCCCCGAGCCCCCGGCCCCTCTCACGGCACGCGAGCTCGAGGTCCTGAGTGGCCTCGCCGCGGGACTCAGCGACCGGGAGGTCGCCCTCCGGGTGATGCTCTTCGAACCGGCCCTCCGGGCGACGCTGCGATCGATCTACCAAAAGCTGGGCGTTCACACGAGGCACGAGGCCGTAGCCTGCGTGGCCAGGTACCGGAGCGACTCGTAA
- a CDS encoding methylglyoxal synthase has protein sequence MARRKRIALIAHDNKKADLLEWIAFNKGLLARHELYATHTTGRLVAESLGLTVVEFRSGPLGGDQQIGARIVDGALDFLIFFWDPLEPHPHDPDVRALLRVAVVWNIPVACNRASADFMISSPLMDDAYQRLVPPYDGTPEIAPSPPLIPVDV, from the coding sequence ATGGCGCGCAGGAAGCGGATCGCGCTGATCGCGCACGATAACAAGAAGGCCGATCTCCTCGAGTGGATCGCGTTCAACAAAGGCCTGCTGGCCCGGCACGAGTTGTACGCGACGCACACGACGGGGCGGCTCGTTGCCGAGAGCCTCGGCCTTACCGTGGTGGAGTTTCGCAGCGGTCCGCTGGGTGGCGATCAGCAGATCGGCGCCCGGATCGTGGACGGCGCGCTCGATTTCCTGATCTTCTTTTGGGACCCACTCGAACCCCACCCCCATGACCCCGACGTGCGCGCGTTGCTGCGCGTAGCGGTTGTATGGAACATCCCGGTCGCGTGCAACCGCGCGTCGGCGGATTTCATGATCTCCTCGCCGCTGATGGACGACGCCTACCAGCGCCTGGTCCCGCCGTACGATGGGACTCCCGAAATCGCGCCCTCGCCCCCACTGATCCCGGTCGACGTATAA